In a single window of the Arachis hypogaea cultivar Tifrunner chromosome 6, arahy.Tifrunner.gnm2.J5K5, whole genome shotgun sequence genome:
- the LOC140173683 gene encoding zinc finger BED domain-containing protein RICESLEEPER 2-like yields the protein MNSETVSNLVTTGVGSEAAPVEIDAPSSKRLRQATSDVWNFFKKLGPDKDGVERAECKGCKKVFKAGGKRYGTSTIKRHLDSCTQIKHEDIGQTIAELQLKMGSLKIDLGVARDMFAGYVVAGDKPFNMVDDRRFRNWVKYISPTLKLPSRNTVKADIVKVHKREAAKLKKILVSIPNRICLTSDLWTSSTNEGFICLTAHFVDENWKLQSKILNFCHMPPPHTGYELSFKIFTLLTEWKVDKKIFSITLDNPSSNDTCVKHLKSTLDVHGSLLCGGEFFHVRCSAHILNLIVQDEMKICGDAVCKIREGIKFLRKSESRMVKFKECFEDIEGLEYTTALCLDVPTRWNSLYAMLASAIPYKKAFELYKVKEAGFREYCPSSDEWRRTEKICDFLLPFYETTKLMSGTSYPTSNLYFLQVWQIQLILMNSLKNDEVLIRNMGEKMMIKFKKYWEEYSVVLAFGAVLDPRFKLNTLVHCYNEIDPISAKDKVEHVKSKLYKLFEVYDQNSSTTVESSSQPSSNFSQATSSAIGTQLIKIVGDLMSCNQEAEVKSGKNQLDIYLSEATLFCNDAIIDVLQWWKDNHHRFPTISLMARDLLSIPITTVASESAFSMGSHVLNKYRSRLLSDNVEAVICTRNWIREYDDFEEDKDQEDIAKGEGYSSGVGSNDVIDLYEDEDEN from the exons ATGAATTCTGAAACTGTGAGTAATCTTGTTACTACTGGAGTTGGTTCTGAGGCTGCTCCGGTCGAGATTGATGCACCTAGTTCGAAAAGGCTGAGACAAGCAACCTctgatgtttggaattttttcaaAAAGCTCGGTCCAGATAAGGATGGAGTAGAACGTGCTGAGTGtaaaggatgcaagaaagtgtttAAAGCTGGAGGTAAGCGATATGGCACTTCTACTATAAAACGTCATCTTGATAGTTGTACTCAAATTAAGCATGAAGATATTGGTCAGACTATAGCAGAATTGCAACTTAAAATGGGTTCACTTAAGATTGATTTAGGAGTGGCTAGAGATATGTTTGCTGGGTATGTAGTTGCTGGGGATAAGCCTTTTAATATGGTTGATGATAGGAGATTTAGAAATTGGGTGAAATATATTAGTCCAACTTTGAAACTTCCTTCTAGGAATACGGTTAAGGCTGACATAGTAAAAGTCCACAAGAGAGAAGCtgcgaaacttaaaaaaattttagtttccaTTCCAAATAGAATTTGCTTAACATCTGATCTTTGGACTTCAAGTaccaatgaggggtttatatgttTGACTGCACATTTTGTTGATGAGAACTGGAAATTACAGAGTAAAATTCTCAATTTTTGTCATATGCCTCCTCCTCACACAGGATATGAATTGTCTTTTAAAATCTTTACGCTTTTGACTGAGTGGAAAgttgataaaaagattttttccaTTACTTTGGATAATCCTTCTTCTAATGATACTTGTGTTAAACACTTGAAAAGTACTTTGGATGTGCATGGTTCATTGTTGTGTGGTGGTGAATTCTTTCATGTTCGTTGCTCTGctcatattttaaatcttattgtCCAAGATGAAATGAAAATATGTGGTGATGCAGTGTGTAAGATTAGAGAGGGTATTAAGTTTCTGAGAAAATCTGAAAGTAGAATGGTTAAGTTTAAAGAATGTTTTGAAgatattgagggacttgagtataCGACTGCATTATGTTTAGATGTTCCTACTAGGTGGAATTCACTTTATGCAATGCTTGCAAGTGCTATTCCTTATAAGAAAGCTTTTGAATTGTATAAAGTAAAAGAAGCTGGGTTTAGAGAGTATTGTCCTTCATCAGATGAGTGGAGAAGAACTGAAAAGATATGTGATTTCTTGTTACCATTTTACGAAACTACCAAGTTGATGTCTGGAACTTCTTACCCAACATCCAACTTGTATTTTTTACAAGTTTGGCAAATCCAGCTGATTTTAATGAATAGTTTGAAGAATGATGAAGTGCTTATAAGGAACATGGGAGAAAAAATGATGATTAAGTTCAAGAAATATTGGGAAGAATACAGTGTTGTTCTTGCATTTGGGGCAGTTCTTGATCCTAGATTTAAACTCAACACTTTAGTTCATTGCTATAATGAGATTGATCCTATTAGTGCTAAAGACAAAGTGGAGCATGTGAAGAGTAAGTTATACAAGCTTTTTGAGGTTTATGACCAAAATTCCTCTACAACTGTAGAGAGTTCTTCCCAACCTTCAAGTAATTTTTCTCAAGCAACATCTTCTGCAATTGGAACTCAGCTTATTAAAATTGTTGGT GATTTGATGTCCTGTAATCAAGAAGCTGAAGTGAAAAGTGGAAAGAACCAACTGGATATTTATTTGAGTGAGGCAACATTATTTTGCAATGATGCAATCATTGATGTTTTGCAATGGTGGAAAGACAATCATCATCGTTTTCCAACAATATCACTAATGGCACGAGATTTGTTGAGCATTCCTATTACTACCGTGGCTTCAGAATCTGCATTTAGTATGGGTTCTCATGTTTTGAATAAGTATAGAAGTCGTTTGTTGTCAGATAATGTTGAAGCGGTGATTTGCACCAGAAATTGGATACGTGAATATGATGATTTTG AGGAAGATAAAGATCAGGAAGATATTGCAAAAGGAGAAGGCTATTCTTCAGGAGTTGGTTCCAATGATGTTATTGACTtatatgaagatgaagatgaaaattaa